From Leptospira venezuelensis, a single genomic window includes:
- a CDS encoding OmpP1/FadL family transporter — translation MQKGFVRSKYSIFIIFLLFVFGSGEVLAIDGLYFNAINSRYLGLAGAGYALGGSPVDVALNPANLSLVKGKKLEFGLGASLIQNRYRDRFQDPNPELVYENDKTTNVVGPGPYIAFKLPVNENINYGVTFYVPGGASGGVDKITRNTPTGESVNQWADVNLPGPLGNSKQIKESNSNTFAVFKLVNGLSVKFGNLSLGGSVELAYGTQKLNQKYYDITGNIEIPGQGYYYESSKNAFAVGGILGANYSFSDSFRVAYAYQSHVGIPLNGGYSIGTNDPNYYRKTGVSYTFDLPEKHVFGFAFGPENLKFALDFVYTNYGSYLRKANQTLEDPWLPTPLGKTGSADAHLNFRDQWAAILGVEYKASSSWILRGGYSYNSPLVKSNALGGTTGGFFSLTDIVSAGFSYLFDSWSLDVAASYNIPRKTIEGGKGTDWDLSHAVGNVGNANLTGYSYNARAGIPSFSIGAVKSFD, via the coding sequence ATGCAGAAAGGTTTTGTCCGAAGTAAGTATTCTATTTTTATAATATTCTTACTATTTGTTTTTGGGAGTGGGGAGGTTTTGGCGATTGATGGATTATACTTCAACGCGATTAATTCAAGATATTTAGGTCTTGCTGGAGCAGGCTACGCACTTGGTGGTTCTCCCGTGGATGTTGCTTTGAATCCGGCGAATTTATCTTTGGTCAAAGGTAAAAAATTAGAATTTGGTTTGGGTGCTTCTCTTATCCAGAACAGATACAGAGACCGTTTCCAGGATCCGAATCCAGAACTTGTATATGAAAATGATAAAACGACTAATGTAGTTGGTCCTGGTCCTTATATTGCTTTTAAACTTCCAGTTAATGAAAATATAAATTATGGAGTCACATTTTATGTTCCGGGTGGAGCTTCCGGCGGAGTTGATAAGATCACAAGAAATACTCCTACTGGAGAATCTGTGAACCAATGGGCAGATGTAAATTTACCCGGACCGCTTGGAAATTCAAAACAGATCAAAGAATCTAATTCGAATACATTCGCAGTGTTTAAATTAGTAAATGGTCTCTCTGTTAAATTCGGAAATTTATCTTTAGGCGGAAGTGTGGAACTTGCTTATGGAACCCAAAAATTAAATCAGAAATATTATGATATCACAGGCAATATTGAGATCCCTGGCCAAGGATATTATTATGAAAGTTCTAAAAATGCATTCGCAGTAGGTGGGATCTTAGGGGCGAATTATTCTTTTTCCGATTCTTTCCGTGTTGCGTACGCATATCAATCTCATGTAGGAATTCCACTAAACGGCGGATATAGCATTGGTACAAACGATCCGAATTATTATCGCAAGACAGGCGTTTCTTATACTTTCGATCTTCCAGAAAAACATGTATTTGGATTCGCATTTGGACCTGAAAATCTAAAATTTGCATTGGATTTCGTATATACAAATTACGGTTCGTATTTGAGAAAAGCCAACCAAACTTTAGAAGATCCCTGGCTTCCTACTCCTTTGGGAAAAACAGGTTCTGCAGACGCACATTTAAATTTCAGAGACCAGTGGGCGGCCATTTTGGGGGTGGAATATAAGGCATCTTCTTCCTGGATACTTAGAGGAGGATATTCTTATAATTCTCCATTAGTAAAAAGTAATGCTTTAGGTGGCACTACTGGTGGATTTTTCTCACTTACTGATATTGTTTCTGCTGGTTTCAGCTATTTGTTCGACAGCTGGAGTTTGGACGTGGCGGCAAGTTATAATATTCCTAGGAAGACGATAGAAGGTGGAAAGGGAACCGACTGGGATCTTTCTCACGCAGTAGGAAATGTAGGTAATGCGAACTTAACCGGATATTCCTATAATGCAAGAGCCGGAATTCCATCTTTCAGCATTGGGGCTGTAAAATCTTTTGATTGA
- the epsC gene encoding serine O-acetyltransferase EpsC, with translation MGIQETNGTPQIEPSLEDTYRTFLDSIFKKQNEDPHRYGGRQVAGQFVQELFDILFAGFFSDLNFRDRTQVEDSISRFLLDAKKKLQPYIIGSNGPEINWVLSEFKKELPLLYDLIWKDAIAAYEGDPAAESVKEVILAYSGFYAIAVHRVAHVLHRLRIPIFPRMLSEFAHEKTGIDIHPGAKIGKSFFMDHGTGIVIGGTSEIADNVKIYQGVTLGALSVSKDLASIKRHPTIEENTIIYAGATILGGDTVIGRNSIIGGNTWLTQSVPPYSVVYQKNEIRVRNSKELDNVIDFSI, from the coding sequence ATGGGAATCCAAGAAACGAATGGAACACCTCAAATCGAGCCAAGTTTGGAAGATACCTATCGAACCTTTTTAGATTCTATATTCAAAAAACAGAATGAAGATCCTCATCGATATGGAGGGAGACAGGTCGCTGGACAATTCGTCCAAGAATTATTCGATATTCTTTTTGCTGGATTTTTCTCTGATCTAAACTTTAGAGATCGAACTCAGGTAGAAGATAGTATCTCTCGTTTTCTTTTAGACGCAAAGAAGAAGTTGCAGCCGTACATAATAGGATCCAATGGTCCTGAGATCAATTGGGTACTTTCAGAATTTAAAAAAGAATTACCCTTACTATATGATCTTATCTGGAAAGATGCAATCGCTGCTTATGAGGGAGATCCCGCAGCAGAAAGTGTCAAAGAAGTTATACTCGCCTACTCAGGTTTTTATGCAATTGCAGTTCATAGAGTTGCACATGTGTTACATCGTCTAAGAATCCCGATCTTTCCGAGAATGCTAAGTGAATTTGCTCACGAAAAGACTGGGATTGATATTCATCCAGGAGCTAAAATAGGGAAATCATTCTTTATGGATCATGGAACCGGAATCGTAATCGGGGGAACTTCAGAGATAGCAGATAATGTTAAAATTTACCAAGGTGTGACCTTAGGAGCACTCTCTGTCAGTAAGGACCTCGCAAGTATTAAAAGACATCCTACAATCGAGGAAAATACGATTATCTATGCAGGAGCAACCATACTGGGCGGGGATACAGTCATCGGAAGAAATAGTATCATAGGAGGAAATACTTGGCTCACCCAAAGTGTCCCTCCTTATTCTGTAGTGTATCAGAAAAACGAGATCCGGGTAAGAAATTCAAAAGAACTAGACAATGTGATCGATTTTTCTATCTAA
- a CDS encoding family 2A encapsulin nanocompartment shell protein, producing MAENSIPQHSLGDSAARKLANTTKTNAQYDLITPRWLVRLLDWKPLESGTLRVNRVKDNTSVEVVCGQKDEQPLPETFVDYEEKPREYTLSAISTVLDVHTRVSDLFSNPHDQIQEQLRLTIESVKERQENELINNEDYGLLKNVHKKQRIQTRKGAPTPDDLDELISKVWKEPSFFLAHPLAVAAFGRECTRRGVPPATVSLFGAQFLTWRGLPIIPTDKLLVGGETAPKTPGGTTNILLLRVGEKKQGVIGLYQPGLPGEQTPGLSVRFMGINRSAIGSYLISLYCSAAVLTEDAIAVLENVDVGNYYEYK from the coding sequence ATGGCTGAAAACAGCATTCCGCAACATTCTTTGGGAGATAGCGCAGCTCGTAAGCTTGCAAATACAACTAAAACAAATGCACAGTATGATTTAATCACTCCCCGCTGGTTGGTTCGTTTATTGGATTGGAAACCTTTAGAGTCCGGAACCTTAAGAGTGAACAGAGTAAAGGACAATACCTCTGTCGAAGTTGTTTGCGGACAAAAAGACGAACAACCTCTTCCTGAAACTTTCGTAGACTACGAAGAAAAACCAAGAGAATATACATTAAGTGCAATATCCACTGTGCTGGATGTTCATACCAGAGTTTCAGATTTATTCAGCAACCCTCACGATCAGATTCAGGAGCAACTTAGACTTACTATCGAAAGTGTTAAAGAGCGCCAGGAAAATGAGTTAATCAATAATGAAGATTACGGACTATTGAAGAATGTTCATAAAAAGCAAAGGATCCAAACTAGAAAGGGAGCTCCTACACCGGATGACCTGGACGAACTTATTTCTAAAGTTTGGAAAGAACCTTCTTTCTTCTTAGCACATCCATTGGCAGTTGCAGCTTTCGGTAGAGAATGTACCCGTAGGGGAGTTCCGCCGGCTACTGTATCTCTTTTCGGAGCGCAATTCTTAACTTGGAGAGGACTTCCTATTATTCCTACGGATAAACTTTTAGTAGGAGGAGAAACTGCTCCTAAGACTCCAGGTGGGACAACTAATATTCTTCTTTTGAGAGTCGGTGAGAAGAAACAAGGTGTGATTGGATTATATCAGCCTGGATTACCAGGAGAACAAACTCCAGGCCTATCTGTTCGGTTTATGGGGATCAATCGTTCTGCAATCGGTTCTTATTTAATTTCTCTCTATTGTTCTGCCGCTGTTTTAACCGAAGATGCTATTGCGGTTTTAGAAAACGTGGATGTAGGCAATTATTATGAGTACAAGTGA
- a CDS encoding family 2A encapsulin nanocompartment cargo protein cysteine desulfurase has protein sequence MSTSDFSPELPGEFSNWKDSPPIDPNLIAEWSKNIFGPLPSRSNVDELVLSSSKIPNEIPSNTQGIISRAEATSGENSWTSNSGTGYTRVPDLGLSGVGVPIFPGGLNIPGSGLGLPGQNSPFSFLDEFRSFDSKAQNIQISDPFSFNPSLIPSVDISSGNFDLSYARKDFPILEEKVNGRNLVWLDNAATTHKPQEVIDRLSHFYKHENSNIHRGAHTLAARATDAYEAAREKVKGFLNSSSTEEIVFVRGATEAINLVAQTWGRQNIGKDDEILISWLEHHANIVPWQMLCSEKGAKLKVIPVDETGQIILSEYQRLLTPKTRIVAFTQVSNALGTVTPAGTMIELAHKQGAKVLLDGAQAISHMPVDVQALDCDFYVFSGHKVFAPTGIGVLFGKKEILDQMTPWQGGGNMIQDVTFERTVYQPAPFRFEAGTGNIADAVGLGAAIDYLNKFGMVRIAEYEHSLLEYGTKELNRIPGLKMIGTAPEKAGVLSFVLEGFKTEDVGRYLAQEGIAVRSGHHCAQPILRRFGLESTVRPSLAFYNTCEDIDALIRALYDLKGGRTSGPL, from the coding sequence ATGAGTACAAGTGATTTTTCTCCGGAACTTCCAGGAGAATTTTCGAATTGGAAGGATTCGCCACCTATAGATCCCAATTTGATCGCAGAATGGTCCAAGAATATTTTCGGACCTCTACCAAGCAGGTCTAACGTGGATGAATTGGTTCTTTCTTCTTCTAAAATCCCAAATGAGATTCCATCGAATACCCAAGGGATTATTTCTCGGGCAGAAGCCACTTCCGGAGAAAATTCTTGGACTTCGAATTCTGGGACTGGGTATACCAGAGTTCCGGATCTAGGATTGTCAGGCGTTGGAGTTCCTATATTTCCCGGAGGATTGAATATTCCGGGTTCCGGACTAGGTTTGCCTGGACAGAATTCTCCATTCTCTTTTTTAGATGAATTTAGATCCTTCGATTCAAAGGCCCAGAATATTCAAATTTCGGATCCTTTTAGTTTCAACCCAAGCCTTATTCCTTCTGTAGATATTTCTTCAGGGAATTTTGATCTGAGTTATGCCAGAAAAGATTTTCCAATCTTAGAAGAAAAGGTGAACGGTAGAAATTTAGTTTGGCTGGATAATGCAGCTACCACTCATAAACCTCAGGAAGTAATAGATAGGCTTTCTCATTTTTACAAACATGAGAATTCAAATATTCATAGGGGAGCTCATACTTTAGCCGCGAGAGCGACTGATGCGTACGAGGCTGCAAGGGAGAAGGTAAAGGGTTTCTTGAACTCTTCTTCTACCGAGGAGATTGTATTCGTTAGAGGTGCTACTGAAGCGATCAATCTAGTAGCCCAGACTTGGGGAAGACAGAATATCGGTAAAGACGATGAGATACTAATCTCTTGGCTGGAGCATCATGCAAATATTGTTCCTTGGCAGATGTTATGTTCTGAGAAGGGAGCTAAACTAAAGGTAATTCCAGTAGATGAAACTGGACAGATCATCTTAAGTGAATACCAGAGATTGCTCACTCCTAAAACTCGTATCGTTGCATTCACTCAAGTATCTAATGCATTGGGAACAGTCACTCCGGCTGGGACAATGATAGAACTGGCACATAAACAAGGTGCCAAAGTATTATTGGATGGTGCCCAAGCAATATCACATATGCCAGTCGACGTGCAAGCATTGGACTGCGATTTTTATGTGTTCTCCGGTCACAAGGTGTTTGCTCCAACTGGAATAGGAGTCTTATTCGGTAAGAAAGAAATTTTGGATCAAATGACTCCATGGCAAGGCGGAGGAAATATGATCCAAGATGTAACTTTTGAAAGAACCGTTTATCAACCGGCTCCATTTCGTTTCGAAGCAGGGACAGGTAATATCGCAGATGCAGTAGGTTTAGGTGCGGCGATCGATTATCTAAATAAATTCGGAATGGTCCGTATTGCGGAATATGAACATTCTCTTTTGGAATATGGAACCAAGGAGCTGAACAGGATTCCTGGCCTAAAGATGATTGGAACTGCACCCGAAAAGGCTGGAGTATTATCTTTCGTGTTGGAAGGTTTTAAAACAGAAGATGTAGGTAGATATTTAGCTCAAGAAGGAATTGCGGTCAGATCAGGACATCATTGTGCGCAGCCCATTTTGAGAAGATTCGGATTAGAAAGTACTGTCAGACCTTCTTTAGCATTTTATAATACTTGCGAAGATATAGATGCTCTTATCAGAGCTCTTTATGATCTAAAGGGCGGAAGGACTTCCGGCCCTCTATGA